One genomic segment of Ancylobacter sp. IITR112 includes these proteins:
- the rpoH gene encoding RNA polymerase sigma factor RpoH: MARSAMSLPSAEGGLSRYLAEIRRFPMLEPQEEYMLAKRWREHEDPDAAHRLVTSHLRLVAKIAMGYRGYGLPISEVISEGNVGLMQAVKRFEPDKGFRLATYAMWWIKASIQEYILRSWSLVKMGTTAAQKKLFFNLRKAKSQISALEDGDLRPDQVQQIATKLGVTEQEVVEMNRRLGGDASLNSPLRGDVEGGGEWQDWLADDHDSQESVLVEHEEMDNRRNALSGALSVLNERERRIFEARRLSDDPITLEDLAAEFGVSRERVRQIEVRAFEKVQKAVIDRVHQMETAPMRQDSAPAM; this comes from the coding sequence ATGGCCCGTTCCGCTATGAGCCTACCGTCCGCCGAAGGTGGCCTGAGCCGCTACCTCGCGGAAATCCGCCGGTTCCCCATGCTGGAGCCGCAGGAAGAATATATGCTCGCCAAGCGCTGGCGCGAGCACGAGGATCCTGACGCCGCGCACCGTCTCGTCACCAGCCATCTGCGTCTCGTCGCCAAGATCGCGATGGGCTATCGCGGCTATGGCCTGCCGATTTCCGAGGTCATCTCGGAAGGCAATGTCGGGCTGATGCAGGCGGTCAAGCGCTTCGAGCCGGACAAGGGCTTCCGCCTCGCCACCTATGCCATGTGGTGGATCAAGGCCTCGATCCAGGAATACATCCTGCGCTCGTGGAGCCTAGTCAAGATGGGCACCACTGCGGCGCAGAAGAAGCTTTTCTTCAATCTGCGCAAGGCCAAGAGCCAGATCTCCGCGCTGGAAGACGGCGATCTCCGTCCCGACCAGGTGCAGCAGATCGCGACCAAGCTCGGCGTCACCGAGCAGGAAGTGGTGGAGATGAACCGCCGCCTCGGCGGCGATGCCTCGCTGAATTCGCCGCTGCGCGGCGATGTCGAGGGCGGGGGGGAGTGGCAGGACTGGCTGGCGGATGATCACGACAGTCAGGAATCGGTGCTCGTCGAGCATGAGGAGATGGATAATCGCCGCAATGCGCTGTCCGGAGCGCTGTCGGTGCTCAATGAGCGCGAGCGGCGCATCTTCGAGGCCCGCCGGCTGTCGGACGATCCGATCACGCTGGAAGACCTCGCCGCCGAGTTCGGCGTGTCGCGCGAGCGCGTGCGGCAGATCGAGGTGCGGGCCTTCGAGAAGGTGCAGAAGGCGGTGATCGACCGCGTGCACCAGATGGAGACCGCGCCGATGCGGCAAGATTCCGCGCCGGCTATGTAA
- a CDS encoding PAS domain-containing protein, whose product MLADPRDRELAELRASLGDLMSLLGLSATWAGRGPDEVARLLGEALQAMLRLDLVLVLPGEHAGRGFLAAGAGIDRAVVEGELRQMLGEDHRAWPARAHGALSGRPLALAIFPVGVAATFGLLVVGSGRPVFPTEPEALVLNVARNQMLLALQEAELRREESRRASELSAAALIEGLPGLVAVLGPDGRVERVNRPIQDYTGQTLEELRNWGSNGTVHPDDLPHVAEMFGRSIASGTPYQIEQRLRRFDGEYRWFDNRGHPLRDTTGAIVAWHVLLNDIDDFKRAEEALRVREGALRQQSETFPQMLWSATATGDIDYCNERLLEYSGLSADEVMNERWVNLLHPDDREPTARIWMHCIATGDPYSVEVRHFHVADQTYRWILTLALPLRDAEGHIVKWYGSCVDIHDRKLAEQAVRASERHLAQIIATIPQNLFGAGPDGMVNYLNPQMGEWFGRADDTIMADEWVHLVHPDDRKGTVEAWMSAVAAGTTYRRQVRFIHRSGEYRWCDVRARPLRDKDGRILAWHGVVDDIHDRRLAEDAIKASERNLQLIIDTIPALVWSANADGTADFFSQHYLDYVGESRDDLRGWQWTRLVHPDDLGAIAAAWEACRAAGKDGEAEARLRRHDGTYRWFLFQTSSLTDEKGEIVKWYGVNTDIEDRRRAEEELAARERNLREALDHLSQAQRLSHTGSFRAHVNADAQVWSEELYQILEYDREEPPTLRAFMQRIHPEDVATFEASFARSMARQEELDEVFRIVTPGGTTKYVHAVAHFLTADPSNPIVMGSVQDITENKRAEDELRRSAYYLAIGERVSSTGSFAWDSETDTIVASEQLRLLHELDEGVEFTGADFRSRIHPDDIPLFEAKTAELAKGRDVEYELRFYTARGRLRHVRAFVQVIRQPGGRVQRVGAVQDVTARRAAEEALEKVRSELAHVARAASLGELAASIAHEVNQPLAGIITNASTCQRLLAANPPDIEGAIKTAQRTLRDGNRASEVTKRLRSLFRKQDFVPEPFDLNEAAQEVIAICAHDLQWRRISLTASLDPGLRPVTGDRIQIQQVILNLVLNAADSVQLGAGPARQIFVETGEASPASGQLEVRDTGHGLSAEAYPRIFEAFYTTKPQGLGIGLSVSRSIIDRHEGRLWARPREGGGAIFAFTIPYAEAYASSGEAQYGGG is encoded by the coding sequence TTGCTGGCCGACCCGAGGGATCGGGAACTCGCCGAGCTACGCGCCAGCCTCGGCGACCTGATGAGCCTGCTCGGGCTGTCTGCGACATGGGCAGGGCGCGGGCCGGACGAGGTCGCCCGGCTGCTCGGCGAGGCGCTGCAGGCGATGCTGCGGCTCGACCTGGTGCTGGTGCTGCCGGGCGAGCACGCCGGACGCGGCTTCCTCGCCGCCGGCGCGGGCATCGACCGGGCTGTCGTCGAAGGCGAGTTGCGCCAGATGCTGGGCGAGGACCATCGCGCCTGGCCGGCACGCGCGCACGGCGCACTTTCGGGCCGGCCGCTGGCCCTCGCCATCTTCCCCGTCGGCGTCGCGGCGACGTTCGGCCTGCTCGTCGTTGGCAGCGGCCGGCCCGTTTTCCCGACCGAGCCGGAAGCCCTCGTGCTGAACGTCGCGCGCAACCAGATGCTGCTGGCGCTTCAGGAGGCGGAGCTGCGACGCGAGGAAAGCCGGCGGGCCAGCGAACTCAGTGCCGCCGCGCTGATCGAGGGGTTGCCGGGGCTGGTGGCCGTTCTCGGCCCGGACGGGCGGGTCGAGCGCGTGAACCGCCCGATCCAGGACTATACCGGCCAGACGCTCGAGGAACTGCGCAACTGGGGCAGCAACGGCACGGTGCATCCCGACGACCTGCCCCATGTTGCGGAGATGTTCGGCCGATCGATCGCGTCGGGCACGCCCTACCAGATCGAGCAGCGGCTGCGTCGCTTCGACGGCGAATACCGCTGGTTCGACAACCGCGGCCATCCGCTGCGCGACACGACCGGCGCCATCGTCGCCTGGCACGTGCTGCTGAACGACATCGACGACTTCAAGCGCGCCGAAGAGGCGCTGCGCGTGCGCGAGGGCGCGCTGCGCCAGCAGTCCGAGACCTTTCCGCAGATGCTGTGGAGCGCCACGGCGACGGGCGACATCGACTACTGCAACGAGCGGCTGCTGGAATATAGCGGCCTCTCGGCCGACGAGGTGATGAACGAGCGTTGGGTGAACCTGCTGCACCCTGACGACCGCGAGCCGACCGCCCGGATCTGGATGCACTGCATCGCCACCGGAGATCCCTATTCGGTCGAGGTGCGCCACTTCCATGTCGCCGACCAGACCTATCGCTGGATCCTCACCCTGGCGCTCCCGCTGCGGGATGCGGAAGGCCACATCGTCAAATGGTACGGCTCCTGCGTCGACATCCATGATCGCAAGCTGGCGGAGCAGGCGGTGCGGGCCAGCGAGCGCCACCTCGCCCAGATCATCGCGACGATCCCGCAGAACCTGTTCGGGGCGGGCCCGGACGGCATGGTCAACTACCTAAATCCGCAGATGGGGGAATGGTTCGGGCGGGCCGACGACACCATCATGGCCGACGAATGGGTGCATCTGGTGCATCCCGACGATCGCAAGGGCACGGTCGAGGCGTGGATGAGCGCGGTGGCGGCGGGCACGACCTACCGGCGCCAGGTCCGTTTTATCCACCGCTCGGGAGAGTATCGCTGGTGCGACGTGCGGGCCCGGCCGCTGCGCGACAAGGACGGCCGTATTCTCGCCTGGCATGGCGTCGTCGACGACATCCATGATCGCCGGCTCGCCGAGGACGCGATCAAGGCCAGTGAGCGCAACCTCCAACTGATCATCGACACCATTCCCGCCCTCGTCTGGTCGGCCAACGCCGATGGCACCGCCGACTTCTTCAGCCAGCATTACCTCGACTATGTCGGCGAGAGCCGGGATGACCTGCGCGGCTGGCAATGGACCCGCTTAGTGCATCCCGACGATCTCGGCGCAATCGCGGCCGCCTGGGAGGCGTGCCGTGCGGCCGGCAAGGACGGCGAGGCCGAGGCCCGGTTACGCAGGCATGACGGCACCTATCGCTGGTTTCTTTTCCAGACGAGCAGCCTCACCGACGAGAAAGGCGAGATCGTTAAGTGGTATGGCGTCAATACCGATATCGAAGATCGAAGGCGCGCCGAAGAGGAGCTTGCCGCGCGCGAACGCAATCTGAGAGAAGCTCTTGATCACCTCAGCCAGGCTCAGCGTCTCAGCCATACCGGAAGCTTCAGGGCGCATGTGAACGCCGATGCGCAGGTCTGGTCCGAGGAGCTTTATCAGATCCTGGAGTACGACCGCGAGGAACCACCCACGCTTCGCGCCTTCATGCAGCGGATCCATCCCGAAGACGTGGCGACCTTCGAAGCGAGCTTCGCGCGCTCGATGGCCCGTCAAGAGGAGCTGGACGAGGTTTTCCGGATCGTCACGCCCGGCGGCACGACAAAATACGTCCATGCCGTGGCGCATTTCCTCACCGCGGACCCCAGCAACCCGATCGTCATGGGATCGGTTCAGGACATCACCGAAAATAAGCGTGCCGAGGACGAACTGCGCCGAAGCGCCTATTATCTCGCCATTGGCGAGCGGGTCAGCTCGACCGGCTCATTCGCCTGGGATTCCGAGACTGACACCATTGTCGCCTCGGAACAGCTGCGTCTGCTGCACGAACTCGATGAGGGAGTGGAGTTCACCGGCGCCGACTTCAGGAGCAGGATCCACCCGGACGACATCCCGCTCTTTGAAGCAAAGACCGCCGAGCTCGCGAAGGGCAGGGATGTCGAATATGAACTCAGATTCTATACAGCCCGGGGCCGTCTCAGGCATGTGCGCGCCTTCGTCCAGGTCATCCGGCAGCCCGGCGGCCGGGTGCAGCGGGTCGGTGCGGTGCAGGATGTGACGGCCCGCCGTGCCGCCGAGGAAGCGCTGGAAAAGGTCAGAAGCGAGCTCGCTCACGTGGCACGTGCGGCAAGCCTCGGCGAGCTTGCCGCCTCCATCGCTCACGAGGTCAATCAACCCCTTGCCGGTATCATCACCAATGCCAGCACATGCCAGCGCCTGCTTGCCGCGAACCCGCCCGACATAGAAGGGGCCATCAAGACGGCCCAGCGCACCCTTCGCGATGGCAACCGGGCGTCCGAGGTGACAAAGCGCCTGCGCAGCCTGTTCCGAAAACAGGATTTCGTGCCCGAGCCCTTCGATCTCAATGAGGCTGCGCAGGAAGTAATCGCCATTTGCGCGCATGATCTGCAGTGGCGCCGCATATCGCTGACGGCCAGCCTCGATCCCGGGCTGAGGCCGGTGACCGGGGACCGCATCCAGATTCAGCAGGTGATTCTCAACCTCGTGCTGAACGCCGCCGATTCGGTGCAGCTCGGCGCTGGCCCAGCGCGGCAGATTTTCGTCGAGACGGGCGAGGCGAGCCCGGCAAGCGGGCAACTCGAGGTCCGCGATACCGGTCATGGCCTGTCGGCCGAGGCCTATCCGCGCATCTTCGAGGCCTTCTATACGACCAAGCCGCAGGGGCTGGGCATCGGCCTGTCGGTCAGCAGGTCGATCATCGACCGCCACGAGGGCCGGCTCTGGGCCCGCCCGCGTGAGGGCGGCGGGGCCATCTTTGCCTTCACCATCCCCTATGCCGAGGCGTACGCGAGCAGCGGTGAAGCGCAGTATGGCGGTGGATAG
- a CDS encoding 4-oxalocrotonate tautomerase family protein, producing MPFVTVQLTREGTEPGTDSLTPAQKSAIFHGMSQVLLDVLGKPPAWTWVVIQEIDTQDWGWGGMPVTLPPEMTPLRS from the coding sequence ATGCCGTTCGTTACTGTCCAGTTGACCCGGGAAGGCACCGAGCCAGGCACCGACTCGCTGACCCCGGCGCAGAAGTCCGCGATCTTTCACGGCATGAGCCAGGTGTTGCTCGACGTGCTCGGCAAACCACCAGCGTGGACCTGGGTGGTGATCCAGGAAATTGACACGCAGGACTGGGGATGGGGCGGAATGCCCGTGACGTTGCCCCCTGAAATGACCCCGCTCAGAAGCTAG
- a CDS encoding IS3 family transposase (programmed frameshift), producing MRKSRFSEEQIIGILKEHQAGIPVVDLCRKHGISDATFYTWRTKYGGMEVSDARNLKALEEENRKLKKLLAESMLDVATLREALGKKLLTPSSRRKVVTWAIEEKGYSQRRACGLIGIEPKTYRYASTRGDDTALRQRLRELASLRRRFGYRRLLILLRREGKEINHKKLFRLYREERLSVRRRGGRKRALGTRAPMTLPQAPNQRWSLDFVSDVLADGRRFRVLVIVDDFTRECLALVADTSLSSHRVVRELDAIIQRRGKPLMVVSDNGTELTSHAVLRWQQDTGVEWHYIAPGKPVQNAFVESLNGRFRDECLNEHLFQGLPMARRIIEAWRIDYNGHRPHTSLGGLTPNEFAARSRQDHNQNGFWL from the exons ATGCGCAAGAGCCGGTTCAGCGAGGAACAGATCATCGGGATCCTGAAGGAGCACCAGGCCGGAATCCCGGTCGTGGACCTCTGCCGGAAGCACGGGATCAGCGACGCGACCTTCTACACGTGGCGCACGAAGTACGGCGGGATGGAGGTGTCCGACGCCCGCAACCTTAAGGCGCTCGAGGAGGAAAACCGGAAGCTGAAGAAGCTTCTGGCCGAGTCGATGCTCGACGTAGCCACTCTCCGCGAGGCTCTTGGAA AAAAACTTCTGACGCCCAGTTCCCGGAGGAAGGTCGTGACCTGGGCGATCGAGGAGAAGGGCTACTCGCAGCGGCGTGCGTGCGGCCTCATCGGCATCGAGCCGAAGACCTATCGCTACGCCTCGACGCGAGGCGACGATACCGCGCTCCGCCAGCGCCTTCGTGAGCTGGCGAGCTTGCGTCGGCGGTTCGGCTATCGGCGTCTGCTGATCCTGCTTCGGCGAGAGGGCAAGGAGATCAACCACAAGAAGCTCTTCAGGCTCTACCGCGAGGAGCGGCTGTCGGTGCGCCGTCGCGGCGGACGCAAGCGAGCGCTTGGCACGCGAGCGCCGATGACCTTGCCGCAGGCACCCAACCAGCGATGGAGCCTGGACTTCGTCTCCGATGTGCTCGCGGACGGACGCCGGTTCCGCGTGCTGGTGATCGTCGACGACTTCACCCGGGAGTGCCTGGCGCTCGTGGCCGACACGTCGCTGTCGAGCCACCGGGTCGTACGGGAGCTGGACGCCATCATCCAACGTCGTGGCAAGCCGCTCATGGTCGTCAGCGACAACGGCACCGAACTGACCTCGCACGCGGTCCTGCGTTGGCAGCAGGACACAGGTGTCGAGTGGCACTACATCGCTCCCGGCAAGCCGGTTCAGAACGCCTTCGTCGAGAGCCTGAACGGCCGCTTCCGCGACGAATGTCTGAACGAGCACCTGTTCCAGGGCTTGCCGATGGCACGTCGGATCATCGAAGCTTGGCGGATCGACTACAACGGCCACCGGCCTCACACGAGCCTCGGCGGCCTTACCCCAAACGAGTTCGCAGCCCGGTCCAGGCAGGACCACAACCAGAACGGATTCTGGTTATGA
- a CDS encoding LysR family transcriptional regulator, whose amino-acid sequence MRPHFAEYLATFVDVVRAGSFSGAARRRAVTPSAIVRQIDALEDDLGVALLIRSTRALTLTDAGQRLHERALRHLDELADTHAEVAAFDGSVSGTLRIACFPTFGKRYVLPVVAALQAEHPALNVELDLTERLADPVAERLDLVIRMGTMTDSTLIATRLAPLTRLLVASPAYLARAGTPGRAADLSSHRLLDKLHGADLLGWRDVLGCAAGHAGKGTVTLRSDDFEALRAAAEAGLGIAFLSSWVVGSDVRAGKLERLGLGGEPWNDDSSGIYLLRVTLPPECPRS is encoded by the coding sequence ATGAGACCCCATTTCGCCGAATATCTCGCCACCTTCGTCGATGTCGTCCGCGCAGGGAGCTTTTCCGGTGCCGCCCGCCGGCGCGCGGTGACGCCGTCGGCGATCGTTCGCCAGATCGACGCACTGGAGGACGATCTCGGCGTCGCCCTGCTCATCCGCTCGACGCGCGCGCTTACGCTCACCGATGCCGGCCAGCGCCTGCACGAGAGAGCCCTGCGGCATCTCGACGAACTGGCCGACACCCATGCCGAGGTTGCCGCCTTCGACGGTTCCGTCTCCGGCACGCTGCGGATTGCCTGCTTCCCAACCTTCGGCAAGCGCTATGTCCTGCCGGTTGTCGCGGCGTTGCAGGCCGAACATCCGGCTCTGAATGTCGAGCTCGACCTGACGGAACGGCTGGCCGATCCGGTGGCCGAGCGTCTCGACCTTGTCATCCGCATGGGCACGATGACCGACAGTACGCTGATCGCAACGAGGCTGGCGCCGCTCACGCGGCTGCTGGTGGCGAGCCCGGCCTACCTGGCGCGGGCGGGCACGCCCGGCCGCGCGGCGGATCTGTCATCACATCGGCTGCTCGACAAGCTTCACGGCGCCGATCTCCTTGGTTGGCGCGACGTGCTCGGTTGCGCGGCGGGCCACGCCGGCAAAGGCACGGTGACGCTCCGGTCAGATGATTTTGAAGCCCTGCGCGCGGCAGCTGAGGCAGGCTTGGGTATTGCGTTCCTATCGAGCTGGGTTGTCGGATCGGATGTCAGGGCGGGAAAGCTGGAGCGGCTAGGACTCGGCGGTGAGCCATGGAACGACGACTCGTCAGGAATCTATCTGCTACGTGTGACGTTGCCCCCTGAATGCCCTCGTTCATAA
- a CDS encoding NAD(P)(+) transhydrogenase (Re/Si-specific) subunit beta yields MNANLVALLYLVSGVLFILALRGLSSPVTSRQGNIFGMVGMTIAILTTLGSAPPAGPGGWALVLGGLALGGGAGAVIARKIAMTQMPQLVAAFHSLVGLAAVMVAAAALYAPAAFHIVSDGHIHAQALIEMSLGVAIGAITFTGSVIAFAKLNGNMSGKPILLPARHLINASLAGLIVVLIGVLVATESHTVFWLIVIAALVLGGLIIIPIGGADMPVVVSMLNSYSGWAAAGIGFTLQNTALIITGALVGSSGAILSYIMCKGMNRSFISVILGGFGGDSASGPAGAVETRPVKQGSAEDAAFIMKNASKVIIVPGYGMAVAQAQHALREMADKLKEEGVEVKYAIHPVAGRMPGHMNVLLAEANVPYDEVFELEDINSEFAQADVAFVIGANDVTNPAAKTDPTSAIYGMPILDVEKAKTVLFIKRGMAAGYAGVENELFFRDNTMMLFADAKKMVEDVVKNLSH; encoded by the coding sequence ATGAACGCCAATCTTGTCGCGCTGCTCTATCTCGTCTCCGGCGTGCTGTTCATCCTGGCGCTGCGCGGGCTCTCCAGCCCGGTGACCTCGCGCCAGGGCAATATTTTCGGCATGGTCGGCATGACCATCGCCATTCTGACGACGCTCGGCTCCGCGCCGCCGGCCGGCCCGGGCGGCTGGGCGCTGGTGCTCGGCGGCCTGGCGCTGGGCGGCGGCGCCGGCGCGGTGATCGCCCGCAAGATCGCGATGACGCAGATGCCCCAATTGGTGGCGGCGTTCCACTCGCTGGTCGGCCTCGCCGCCGTGATGGTGGCGGCGGCGGCGCTCTACGCGCCGGCGGCGTTCCATATTGTCAGCGATGGCCATATCCATGCCCAGGCGCTGATCGAGATGAGCCTCGGCGTCGCCATCGGCGCCATCACCTTCACCGGCTCGGTCATCGCCTTCGCCAAGCTCAACGGCAACATGTCGGGCAAGCCGATCCTGCTGCCGGCGCGCCACCTCATCAATGCCTCGCTCGCCGGGCTGATCGTGGTGCTGATCGGCGTGCTGGTGGCGACCGAGAGCCACACCGTGTTCTGGCTCATCGTCATCGCCGCTCTGGTGCTGGGCGGGCTGATCATCATCCCGATCGGCGGCGCCGACATGCCGGTCGTGGTGTCGATGCTCAATTCCTATTCCGGCTGGGCGGCGGCGGGCATCGGCTTCACCCTGCAGAACACCGCGCTGATCATCACCGGCGCGCTGGTCGGCTCGTCGGGCGCGATCCTGTCCTACATCATGTGCAAGGGCATGAACCGCTCCTTCATCTCGGTGATCCTGGGCGGCTTTGGCGGCGACAGCGCCTCCGGCCCGGCCGGGGCGGTGGAAACGCGCCCGGTGAAGCAGGGCTCGGCCGAGGACGCCGCCTTCATCATGAAGAACGCCTCCAAGGTCATCATCGTGCCGGGCTACGGCATGGCGGTGGCGCAGGCCCAGCACGCGCTGCGCGAGATGGCCGACAAGCTGAAGGAGGAAGGCGTCGAGGTGAAATACGCCATCCATCCCGTCGCCGGCCGCATGCCCGGGCACATGAACGTGCTGCTGGCCGAAGCCAACGTGCCCTATGACGAGGTGTTCGAGCTGGAGGACATCAACTCCGAGTTCGCGCAGGCCGATGTCGCCTTCGTCATCGGCGCCAATGACGTGACCAACCCGGCGGCGAAGACCGACCCGACCTCGGCAATCTACGGCATGCCGATCCTCGATGTGGAGAAGGCCAAGACGGTGCTGTTCATCAAGCGCGGCATGGCGGCGGGCTATGCCGGCGTGGAGAACGAGCTGTTCTTCCGCGACAACACGATGATGCTGTTCGCCGACGCCAAGAAGATGGTCGAGGACGTGGTGAAGAACCTCAGCCATTGA
- a CDS encoding CBS domain-containing protein → MLVADLMKLKSARVPTIRMGETVEMAATLLNRERIGAVVVKDACGSEGVTVVGIFSERDVVRAVAERGVGALRLTVGELMSRNMISCRMEDTVDHVRALMDTHHVRHLPVMEEHQLVGVLSIRDVIAHDVRAAAGLAGEPTLGVAAAPLSA, encoded by the coding sequence ATGCTTGTCGCCGATCTCATGAAGCTGAAAAGCGCCCGCGTGCCGACCATCCGCATGGGCGAAACCGTTGAAATGGCAGCGACTTTGCTCAACCGCGAGCGCATCGGCGCCGTGGTGGTGAAGGATGCCTGCGGCTCCGAAGGCGTCACCGTGGTCGGCATCTTTTCCGAACGCGATGTGGTCCGCGCCGTGGCCGAGCGCGGCGTGGGCGCGCTGCGGCTCACCGTCGGCGAGCTGATGTCGCGCAACATGATCTCCTGCCGGATGGAAGACACGGTCGACCATGTCCGGGCGCTGATGGACACCCACCATGTGCGCCATCTCCCGGTCATGGAAGAGCACCAGCTGGTTGGCGTGCTGAGCATACGCGACGTGATCGCCCATGATGTCCGCGCTGCCGCGGGACTGGCGGGCGAGCCGACCCTGGGCGTGGCGGCGGCACCGCTTTCCGCGTAA
- a CDS encoding MEDS domain-containing protein codes for MRHVCAFFHGEEEAYRILLPFVAEGFAAGEKAIHIVPPHRHGEHRARLRERGIDVEAALAGGQLDLRSTIDTYLPDGRFDGERMLRSFTAMAEEKQGYPLSRIVCDMDWASGARPAMTDLIAFEARVNELWSRHDDVVICVYDAGKLSGDMVIDIIRTHPMVLIGDSLQENPFFVPPDRYIADAAGPHGAGGGAP; via the coding sequence ATGCGACACGTGTGCGCCTTCTTCCATGGCGAGGAGGAGGCGTACCGGATTCTGCTGCCCTTCGTCGCCGAGGGATTTGCCGCCGGCGAGAAGGCGATCCACATCGTTCCCCCGCACCGCCATGGCGAGCATCGCGCGCGCCTGCGCGAGCGCGGGATCGACGTCGAGGCGGCCCTGGCCGGCGGCCAGCTCGATCTGCGCAGTACCATCGACACCTATTTGCCCGACGGGCGTTTCGACGGCGAGCGCATGCTCCGCTCGTTCACCGCCATGGCGGAGGAGAAGCAGGGCTATCCTCTCAGCCGGATCGTCTGCGACATGGACTGGGCGAGCGGAGCCCGCCCGGCGATGACCGATCTCATCGCCTTCGAAGCCCGAGTGAACGAACTGTGGAGCCGGCATGACGACGTGGTGATCTGCGTCTATGACGCCGGCAAGCTCAGTGGCGACATGGTGATCGACATCATCCGCACCCATCCGATGGTGCTGATCGGCGACAGCCTGCAGGAAAACCCGTTCTTCGTTCCGCCCGACCGGTACATCGCCGACGCTGCGGGGCCGCACGGCGCCGGCGGGGGCGCTCCGTGA
- a CDS encoding RluA family pseudouridine synthase gives MPAPELSEEMDDDAPEAVASRVDITVGPEDEGQRLDRVLARHLPEFSRTRLQALIASGQVQRAGQPVSGGAAKAVAGDCYSVEVPEPEDAAPAAQNIPLAIVHEDEHLIVIDKPAGMVVHPAPGSPDGTLVNALLHHCGSSLSGIGGVRRPGIVHRLDKDTSGLLVVAKNDRAHKKLAAQFADHGRTGPLERAYLAFVWGAPDLPSGTVDAPLARHPIARERIAVRSGGRFAITHWQRLASFADTAGRPIATLVECQLETGRTHQIRVHMAHIGHPMLGDALYGVGQRTRASRLPEAARMALDGLGRQALHAARLGFEHPATGEILSFESPLPADLARLEEALAAGS, from the coding sequence ATGCCGGCACCGGAACTCAGCGAAGAGATGGACGATGACGCGCCGGAGGCGGTCGCGAGCCGTGTCGATATCACCGTCGGGCCGGAGGATGAAGGCCAGCGGCTTGACCGTGTGCTGGCGCGCCATCTCCCCGAGTTCAGCCGCACCCGCCTGCAGGCGCTGATCGCCTCCGGCCAGGTTCAGCGCGCCGGCCAGCCGGTGAGCGGCGGCGCGGCCAAGGCGGTGGCCGGCGACTGTTACAGTGTCGAAGTGCCCGAACCCGAGGACGCAGCGCCCGCAGCACAGAACATCCCGCTCGCGATCGTCCATGAGGACGAGCATCTGATCGTGATCGACAAGCCGGCCGGCATGGTGGTGCACCCCGCCCCCGGCAGCCCGGATGGCACGCTGGTCAATGCGCTGCTGCATCATTGCGGCAGCAGCCTTTCCGGCATTGGCGGCGTGCGCCGGCCGGGCATCGTGCACCGGCTGGACAAGGACACGTCTGGCTTGCTCGTCGTCGCCAAGAATGATCGCGCGCACAAGAAGCTGGCGGCTCAGTTCGCCGATCACGGCCGCACCGGCCCGCTGGAGCGCGCCTATCTCGCCTTCGTCTGGGGCGCGCCGGACTTGCCCAGCGGCACCGTGGACGCGCCGCTCGCCCGCCATCCCATCGCGCGCGAGCGCATCGCCGTGCGCAGCGGCGGACGCTTCGCCATCACCCACTGGCAGCGCCTCGCCAGCTTCGCCGACACCGCCGGCCGGCCGATCGCCACGCTGGTCGAGTGCCAGTTGGAAACCGGACGCACGCATCAGATCCGCGTGCACATGGCCCATATCGGCCATCCCATGCTCGGGGACGCGCTCTATGGCGTCGGGCAGCGCACCCGCGCCAGCCGCCTGCCCGAGGCCGCGCGCATGGCGCTGGACGGCCTCGGCCGGCAGGCGCTGCATGCGGCGCGGCTCGGTTTCGAGCATCCGGCGACCGGCGAGATCCTGTCGTTCGAAAGTCCTCTGCCGGCGGACCTTGCCCGCCTTGAGGAGGCGCTCGCTGCCGGCAGTTGA
- a CDS encoding DUF6476 family protein, which produces MTSPDSDDTLDPAAERVLRRMRRFAAYSGLIMLLGFLAVFGAIGYKLMSGRKSAPADIAGTIQLPKGAEVRAATVSGDLIAVTVVREGRVETHFFDLDSRAPRGVLGFASTP; this is translated from the coding sequence ATGACCTCTCCTGATTCCGACGACACGCTCGACCCCGCAGCCGAGCGCGTGCTGCGCCGCATGCGCCGCTTCGCCGCCTATTCCGGGCTTATCATGCTTCTGGGCTTTCTCGCCGTCTTCGGCGCTATCGGATACAAGCTGATGAGCGGCAGGAAAAGCGCCCCGGCGGACATTGCCGGGACGATCCAACTGCCCAAGGGCGCCGAGGTGCGCGCCGCCACGGTGTCCGGCGATCTCATCGCCGTGACGGTGGTGCGCGAAGGCCGCGTGGAGACACATTTCTTTGATCTGGACTCCCGCGCCCCGCGCGGCGTGCTGGGTTTCGCCAGCACGCCCTGA